From the Candidatus Protochlamydia phocaeensis genome, one window contains:
- the aroC gene encoding chorismate synthase, which produces MSANSFGNIFKITTWGESHGKAIGVVIDGCPAGIEISEAEINQALALRAPGKNPHTSPRKESDQGEILSGVFEGRTTGAPICICIRNHDADSSKYESIKELLRPGHANFTYLEKYGLFDYRGGGRSSARETAARVAAGAVASKFLKYFGIELYAYIKQIHSVKANIDYEERHGFHCRIYENPLFCPDAEAAKTMVDLIEKAKAEGDSLGGVVEFLAIGLPTGLGDPVYQKLEANLAYAMMSLPATKGFEMGSGFKSAGMKGSEHNDLFIEVEGKIQTKTNHAGGTLGGISTGMPLIGRVAFKPTSSIAMKQETLTASGKPANFTLPIGSRHDPCVAIRAVPVVSAMLALVLADAVLLNRCVRL; this is translated from the coding sequence ATGAGCGCTAATTCTTTTGGAAATATTTTTAAAATCACTACTTGGGGAGAATCCCACGGAAAGGCTATAGGCGTTGTTATTGACGGCTGTCCGGCTGGAATAGAGATTAGTGAGGCGGAGATCAACCAGGCGCTGGCTTTGCGTGCGCCAGGAAAAAATCCCCATACCTCGCCTAGGAAAGAATCCGATCAAGGCGAAATCTTATCCGGAGTATTTGAAGGCCGTACAACAGGGGCGCCTATTTGCATTTGCATCCGCAACCATGATGCAGACTCAAGCAAATATGAATCGATTAAAGAGCTTTTGCGGCCAGGGCATGCTAATTTCACCTACTTGGAGAAATATGGCCTGTTTGACTATAGAGGAGGAGGGCGTTCCTCGGCCAGAGAAACGGCAGCTCGTGTGGCTGCGGGTGCAGTTGCCTCAAAATTCTTAAAGTATTTTGGAATTGAGCTATACGCTTACATTAAGCAAATTCATTCAGTCAAAGCAAATATTGATTATGAAGAGAGGCATGGATTCCATTGCCGCATTTATGAAAACCCTCTTTTTTGTCCCGATGCAGAGGCTGCAAAAACCATGGTTGATTTAATTGAAAAAGCGAAAGCAGAGGGCGATTCGCTAGGGGGGGTTGTTGAGTTTTTGGCGATAGGATTGCCTACTGGACTGGGAGATCCTGTCTATCAAAAGCTTGAGGCTAACTTGGCTTACGCTATGATGAGCTTGCCTGCTACAAAGGGATTTGAAATGGGATCAGGATTTAAATCAGCAGGCATGAAAGGATCGGAACATAATGACCTTTTTATTGAAGTGGAAGGAAAAATTCAAACTAAAACAAATCATGCAGGAGGGACATTGGGAGGGATCTCAACAGGCATGCCCCTCATTGGAAGAGTGGCTTTTAAACCCACCTCTAGCATCGCTATGAAGCAAGAAACCTTGACTGCTTCCGGCAAGCCAGCGAATTTTACGCTCCCTATTGGATCCCGGCATGATCCCTGTGTTGCTATCCGAGCCGTCCCTGTCGTATCAGCTATGTTGGCGCTTGTTCTGGCAGATGCCGTATTATTAAATCGTTGCGTACGCTTATGA
- the aroA gene encoding 3-phosphoshikimate 1-carboxyvinyltransferase, with the protein MGQISVKKSQLAGEILIPPSKSHTLRAILFGAMGKGKSLIKNCPPFDGTLSMIEACRNFGALISPYEDYIEIEGIGGKVTQTENIIDAGNSGIILRFCTALSALGAKYAVITGDDSIRSQRPIKPLVDALQQLGVTISTMREDEYAPVIVKGPIKSGKTVVEGSDSQPVSALLIASAFAEGPIEIFVKNPGEKPWVDLTLNWFDFLGIPYTNHSYEYYSVPGKASFNGFTYHVPGDFSSAAFPIAAALVTNSELVLKNVNMKDCQGDKELIYALQNMGANIEIHEHDQTLRVRKGGTLKGKVIDINNFIDAVTTLAVLGCFAEGETKIINAGIARSKECDRLHCIYKELKKMGADIEEREEGLIIRPSKLKGAHVKGYKDHRMVMSLAVAGLGAEEGETWIDSSESIQKTFPTFIKDFRCLGAHIQEHP; encoded by the coding sequence ATGGGACAAATCTCTGTAAAGAAATCACAGTTAGCCGGCGAAATTCTCATTCCTCCGTCTAAATCCCACACTCTCCGCGCTATCTTATTTGGAGCGATGGGTAAAGGAAAATCCCTTATTAAAAATTGCCCTCCTTTTGACGGCACTTTGTCAATGATTGAAGCTTGCCGCAATTTTGGCGCGCTTATTTCTCCTTATGAAGATTATATTGAAATTGAGGGAATAGGGGGAAAAGTCACTCAAACGGAAAATATCATTGATGCGGGCAATTCCGGGATAATCCTGCGCTTTTGTACCGCTTTAAGCGCTTTAGGGGCAAAATATGCGGTCATTACTGGGGATGATTCCATTAGGAGCCAGCGGCCCATTAAACCATTGGTGGATGCTTTACAGCAGCTAGGGGTCACCATCTCCACGATGAGAGAAGATGAGTATGCTCCGGTTATTGTCAAAGGACCGATTAAAAGCGGAAAAACAGTTGTAGAAGGTTCCGACTCTCAACCTGTGTCTGCTTTATTGATAGCCTCAGCCTTTGCCGAAGGCCCTATTGAAATTTTTGTTAAAAATCCAGGGGAGAAGCCTTGGGTTGATTTGACTTTGAATTGGTTTGATTTTTTAGGGATTCCTTATACAAATCATTCTTATGAATATTATTCCGTACCAGGCAAAGCCTCCTTTAATGGTTTTACCTATCATGTTCCAGGAGATTTTAGCTCTGCTGCCTTTCCTATTGCAGCTGCTTTAGTGACAAATTCGGAACTTGTATTAAAAAATGTAAATATGAAGGATTGCCAAGGGGATAAAGAGCTGATTTATGCCCTGCAGAATATGGGGGCAAATATTGAAATTCATGAACATGACCAAACTCTCCGAGTAAGAAAAGGGGGAACCCTAAAAGGGAAAGTCATCGATATCAATAATTTCATCGATGCTGTCACAACGTTAGCTGTTTTGGGGTGTTTTGCAGAGGGAGAAACGAAGATTATTAATGCAGGCATAGCTAGAAGCAAAGAATGCGACCGCTTACATTGCATTTATAAGGAATTAAAGAAAATGGGCGCTGATATTGAAGAGCGAGAAGAAGGGTTGATTATCCGACCTTCCAAACTCAAGGGCGCTCATGTAAAAGGTTATAAAGACCATCGCATGGTCATGTCTTTGGCTGTTGCGGGTTTAGGGGCAGAAGAAGGGGAAACGTGGATTGATTCATCAGAATCCATTCAAAAAACATTTCCCACTTTTATCAAAGATTTTAGATGTTTAGGCGCGCATATCCAAGAGCATCCCTGA
- a CDS encoding F-box protein, whose product MNNIDGVSRKKYYDAPLESELINKALPPDIFIILFSRFNYQELHSASKVNHSWREVSKYIVEHQELPKADKELERIKTVLDQDEQAGALRRLALRLLGFDLIDKSIEVAHMIPKPFSKTLALKHIMLNLFQRGKIGINRAIEMAHMLPNPQDKLMAFKELAISLKNKGAPNTEIEILTKHYNEFTQAMVVSTRMPVVNRINEQEITNVRRDDRQSGSSSRLKRIQIMCRQLFREKK is encoded by the coding sequence ATGAATAATATAGATGGAGTAAGTAGAAAAAAATACTATGATGCGCCTCTAGAAAGCGAATTGATAAATAAAGCTTTGCCGCCTGACATTTTTATTATACTTTTCTCGCGTTTCAATTATCAAGAGCTGCATTCTGCCAGTAAGGTCAACCATTCTTGGCGAGAGGTGTCAAAATATATAGTCGAGCATCAAGAACTTCCCAAAGCAGATAAAGAATTAGAAAGAATTAAAACTGTCTTAGATCAAGACGAACAAGCGGGAGCTCTTAGGAGACTGGCCTTGAGATTGTTGGGATTTGACCTCATTGATAAATCTATAGAAGTTGCCCATATGATACCTAAGCCCTTTTCTAAAACGCTGGCTTTAAAGCATATCATGTTAAATTTATTTCAAAGAGGCAAAATTGGCATTAACAGGGCAATAGAAATGGCTCATATGCTACCTAATCCTCAAGATAAATTAATGGCGTTTAAAGAGTTGGCAATCAGTTTGAAGAATAAGGGAGCGCCTAATACAGAGATAGAAATTCTGACAAAGCACTATAATGAATTTACTCAAGCTATGGTTGTCTCGACTAGAATGCCGGTTGTAAACCGTATAAATGAACAAGAAATCACGAATGTGAGAAGGGATGACAGGCAGTCTGGATCTTCTAGTAGGCTCAAACGCATTCAAATAATGTGCCGCCAGCTTTTTCGAGAAAAAAAATAA
- the aroB gene encoding 3-dehydroquinate synthase: MTLLLECSIEGSSHAYPIEIKEGMLKESTLAQRLVKWGERFAIIADSVVASLFGKQMQALLLAQGLEAFLFSFPAGESSKSREIKEQLENQMFEQGLGKDTCLIALGGGVSLDLGGYLAATYCRGIPLVMIPTSLLAMVDASIGGKNGVNVPYGKNLIGCFKQPEMVCIDPIVLKTLPQKEFRNGIVEMIKHGFIADAAHIDYLTKHAQAFQSLSLEIVKKAIWDSCRIKQEIVEQDPHEKGKRRLLNFGHTVGHALELLTGFSLPHGEAVAIGMLTESYVAVELGYLDRKVLELMHALLKAFSLPFILPTPIYPQDMMRAMELDKKSQKKLPRIVLLQDIGVPLSCHSEYCAAVDEKIFMNALHWMNDALCCH; the protein is encoded by the coding sequence ATGACACTTCTATTGGAATGCAGCATTGAAGGCTCCTCTCATGCCTATCCTATTGAAATCAAAGAAGGAATGCTAAAAGAATCCACTCTTGCTCAGCGTTTGGTGAAGTGGGGAGAGCGTTTTGCCATCATTGCAGATAGTGTGGTTGCCTCTCTTTTTGGCAAACAAATGCAAGCTCTTCTTCTTGCGCAAGGGTTGGAAGCCTTTCTTTTTTCATTTCCCGCCGGTGAAAGTTCGAAATCTCGTGAAATAAAAGAGCAATTAGAAAATCAGATGTTTGAGCAGGGATTAGGAAAAGATACTTGCTTGATTGCTTTAGGAGGCGGAGTTTCCCTGGATTTGGGAGGATATCTTGCAGCCACATATTGCCGAGGCATTCCCTTGGTTATGATTCCCACCTCCTTATTAGCCATGGTGGATGCTAGCATTGGAGGGAAAAATGGAGTCAATGTGCCTTATGGGAAAAATTTAATCGGTTGCTTTAAACAACCTGAAATGGTTTGTATCGATCCCATAGTTCTGAAGACATTGCCGCAAAAAGAATTTAGAAATGGCATTGTCGAAATGATCAAGCATGGTTTCATTGCAGATGCAGCCCATATCGATTATTTAACAAAGCACGCCCAAGCATTTCAATCCTTGAGTCTTGAAATAGTAAAAAAGGCCATTTGGGATAGCTGCCGGATCAAACAGGAAATTGTCGAGCAGGATCCTCACGAAAAAGGGAAAAGACGCCTTCTAAACTTCGGCCATACAGTCGGCCATGCGCTTGAATTATTGACTGGTTTTTCTCTCCCGCATGGGGAAGCCGTTGCCATTGGAATGCTAACTGAGAGCTATGTTGCTGTTGAATTAGGCTATCTTGATAGGAAAGTCCTTGAGTTGATGCATGCGTTGCTAAAGGCTTTTTCGCTTCCCTTTATCTTGCCAACGCCTATTTATCCACAGGATATGATGCGAGCAATGGAGCTAGATAAAAAATCGCAAAAAAAATTACCACGAATTGTCCTGCTGCAAGACATCGGAGTTCCCCTCTCTTGCCATTCGGAGTATTGCGCCGCTGTAGATGAAAAAATATTCATGAATGCCTTACACTGGATGAATGATGCTTTGTGTTGTCATTAA
- the aroE gene encoding shikimate dehydrogenase, translated as MMLCVVIKGPTYADISRQIQNIPPGVELIELRIDCFQNWDEEALKRLMSRYSIPMIFTLRKPGQGGFFAGDEQARLDTIRRLAKLNPHYLDLESDVEPSFAKEIRAQHPDIKLIVSYHNFNETPEDLNSIYEAMRAIPANMYKIAAKANTQIDAMRLLELAKKGNQCINTMSMGNEEEPSRILGPILGCPITYASLDRDSKTAKGQFSAKTLLDVYHFSNLNKETKIFGLIGDPVSLSIGHYTHNDLFVKLGIDAVYVKIPVQAGQLDGFLKYAHQLGFSGLSVTMPLKEDVLASIDHLDADANKIGAVNTLSFANGAISGYNTDGIGALNAIEEIMSVKDKRIILLGAGGAAKAIAFEACRRGGKVVLLNRTLQRALDLSRRFADYPHECKALGQMQACYEEGYDVLINCTSHHMPISSDFILPHAAVMDIHTRPKETEFLQEAKRRGCPVIYGYKMFIEQALGQFAIWFKGQIDIPYAKRKLEEKIAKLNLALE; from the coding sequence ATGATGCTTTGTGTTGTCATTAAAGGGCCTACTTACGCTGATATCAGCCGACAAATTCAGAACATTCCGCCAGGAGTGGAATTAATTGAACTGCGCATAGATTGCTTTCAGAACTGGGATGAAGAGGCTTTGAAGCGCTTGATGAGCCGGTATTCAATTCCCATGATTTTTACATTAAGAAAACCTGGCCAGGGTGGATTTTTTGCAGGCGATGAACAAGCTCGATTGGACACTATTCGCCGTCTAGCTAAGCTAAATCCGCACTACTTGGACTTGGAAAGCGATGTTGAGCCTTCTTTTGCAAAAGAAATTCGCGCTCAGCATCCGGATATAAAGCTTATCGTCTCTTACCATAACTTTAATGAAACCCCGGAAGATTTGAATTCCATTTATGAAGCAATGCGGGCAATTCCTGCCAATATGTATAAAATTGCGGCCAAGGCAAATACGCAAATTGATGCCATGCGATTGCTTGAATTGGCAAAAAAAGGAAATCAATGCATTAATACCATGAGTATGGGTAATGAAGAAGAGCCTAGCCGAATCTTAGGCCCTATTTTGGGATGCCCCATTACTTATGCCAGCCTCGATCGAGATTCAAAGACGGCGAAAGGACAGTTTTCGGCTAAAACGCTGCTAGATGTTTATCATTTTTCCAATTTGAACAAAGAAACCAAAATATTTGGCCTAATAGGCGATCCGGTCAGCCTGAGCATTGGCCATTATACCCATAATGATTTGTTTGTAAAATTGGGGATCGATGCCGTTTATGTGAAAATTCCTGTTCAGGCGGGCCAGCTGGATGGCTTTTTAAAATATGCCCATCAATTGGGATTTAGCGGGCTCAGCGTGACAATGCCGCTAAAAGAGGACGTGTTAGCCTCGATCGATCACTTAGATGCCGATGCCAATAAAATTGGAGCGGTCAATACCCTCTCCTTTGCTAATGGAGCGATTTCAGGATATAACACAGATGGCATAGGCGCTTTAAACGCCATTGAAGAGATTATGTCCGTTAAGGATAAAAGAATTATCCTATTAGGGGCAGGCGGGGCCGCCAAGGCTATCGCCTTCGAGGCTTGCCGCAGAGGAGGAAAGGTTGTCTTATTAAATAGGACTTTGCAAAGGGCCCTTGATCTATCTAGGAGGTTTGCTGATTATCCGCATGAATGCAAAGCTCTAGGGCAGATGCAAGCCTGCTATGAAGAAGGATATGATGTCCTTATCAATTGCACGTCCCATCACATGCCTATCAGTTCCGACTTCATCCTTCCCCATGCTGCGGTGATGGACATCCACACGCGCCCAAAAGAAACAGAATTCCTGCAGGAGGCGAAGCGGCGAGGCTGTCCGGTTATCTATGGGTACAAAATGTTCATCGAGCAAGCATTAGGCCAATTTGCGATATGGTTTAAAGGACAAATAGATATTCCTTATGCAAAAAGGAAACTGGAAGAGAAAATCGCGAAATTGAATTTGGCGTTGGAATAG
- a CDS encoding hydrolase/aminopeptidase — MYTRNIGLPNPSLIFPSPQDKSLAGTHHSLEETEKKDSAFNPSEQPPSSGPLPNMESLKISDSIRMAMDKLSPSNPTNLSSVQFKDPHTFSRPSEAIVRHMDLHFKIDFDRRQIKGKVFLEIENLVGTDTIHFDTEKLAILHVTDENGAPLRFTLGEAQDYLGQDLTVAISKNTKRICIEYETSPDARGLHWYTNDKDDLLLYSHSQPNYTRSWLPCQDTPQVRATYTAHFQIDPRYRVVMSANNNPQEKNAQGDYQLNMPFAIPSYLMAFCAGSLHYKPVGPRTGIYAHPAVIEEAYEEFNQLEETVEKIETILGPYLWERYDILFLPLTFPATATENPLLSFFSKMALTKDRSRFNIVYHELAHSYSGNLVTAGTWEDLWLNEGMTTWIELLLAETLVGQDYASMIAKTYLNQLTSSISKTPPKDTQLKMELAGRDPRASFTSIPYYKGYFFLKALETHFTRDELLKFLRKYFADFKFQSMTTEKFEGYLFLHLFHKDHALFDQLKVKEWLYHPGLPSNCPSIESKLIAETDDIFSQWNQSKDMDSLYEKTKAFIPQQWIYFIQKLRFASVEQLRQLDNKFNFKADPRWHIREQWLTNALICGYSDVYPEVKTFVLEIQKPYIVQSFLSELVKSEEGVRVAKEIFNEGLPVFRSRSLIAAQEIMKAFL; from the coding sequence ATGTATACAAGAAATATAGGCCTTCCCAACCCGAGTTTAATTTTTCCTTCCCCACAGGACAAATCCCTCGCTGGAACACATCATTCTTTAGAGGAAACAGAAAAAAAAGACTCTGCGTTTAATCCCAGTGAACAACCACCCTCTTCTGGTCCTTTACCAAATATGGAAAGTTTAAAAATTTCTGATAGCATCCGCATGGCCATGGACAAGCTATCCCCAAGCAATCCAACCAACCTTTCTTCTGTTCAATTTAAAGATCCCCACACTTTTTCCCGCCCTTCAGAAGCCATTGTCAGACATATGGACTTGCATTTTAAAATTGATTTCGACCGCAGGCAAATTAAGGGAAAAGTTTTCCTTGAAATCGAGAATCTCGTCGGTACAGATACAATCCATTTTGATACGGAAAAACTAGCCATTCTCCATGTGACTGATGAAAATGGCGCACCCCTTCGCTTTACGCTAGGAGAAGCCCAGGACTATTTAGGGCAGGATTTAACTGTTGCTATTTCAAAAAATACCAAAAGAATTTGCATTGAGTATGAAACATCCCCCGATGCGCGCGGCTTGCATTGGTATACCAATGACAAGGATGATTTACTTTTGTATTCTCATTCTCAACCCAATTACACAAGAAGCTGGCTGCCTTGCCAAGATACACCGCAAGTTCGCGCCACTTATACAGCCCATTTCCAAATAGATCCTCGCTATCGCGTTGTCATGAGTGCGAATAATAATCCCCAGGAAAAAAATGCGCAGGGAGATTATCAATTGAACATGCCTTTTGCCATTCCTTCTTACCTGATGGCCTTTTGTGCCGGCTCTCTCCACTATAAACCCGTTGGCCCAAGAACCGGAATTTATGCTCATCCGGCAGTCATTGAAGAGGCTTACGAGGAATTTAATCAATTAGAGGAGACGGTAGAGAAAATCGAAACTATTTTAGGACCTTATTTATGGGAGCGTTATGATATTTTGTTTCTCCCCCTCACTTTTCCGGCTACCGCGACGGAAAATCCTTTGCTCAGCTTTTTCTCAAAAATGGCCTTAACAAAAGATAGATCTCGTTTCAATATTGTCTATCATGAATTAGCTCATTCATACTCTGGCAATCTGGTCACCGCTGGCACATGGGAAGATCTGTGGTTAAATGAAGGAATGACAACATGGATTGAACTTCTCTTGGCTGAAACATTGGTAGGACAAGATTATGCGTCCATGATAGCCAAAACCTATCTGAATCAATTGACAAGCTCCATAAGCAAAACGCCTCCCAAAGATACGCAATTGAAAATGGAATTGGCAGGACGCGATCCCCGGGCAAGCTTTACCTCCATTCCTTATTATAAAGGATATTTTTTTCTTAAAGCATTAGAAACCCATTTCACGCGGGACGAACTATTAAAATTTTTAAGAAAATATTTTGCCGATTTTAAATTTCAAAGTATGACGACAGAGAAATTTGAAGGGTATTTATTCCTTCATTTATTCCATAAAGACCACGCGCTTTTTGATCAGCTTAAAGTGAAAGAATGGCTATACCACCCTGGCCTTCCTTCTAATTGTCCGTCTATTGAATCTAAATTAATTGCCGAAACAGATGACATATTTTCTCAATGGAATCAAAGTAAAGATATGGACTCTCTTTATGAAAAGACAAAAGCCTTTATTCCTCAGCAATGGATCTATTTTATTCAAAAATTGCGTTTCGCTTCTGTAGAGCAGCTCAGGCAGCTAGACAACAAATTTAATTTTAAGGCGGATCCTAGATGGCATATTCGGGAGCAGTGGCTGACGAATGCCCTTATTTGCGGCTATTCAGATGTATATCCTGAAGTTAAGACATTTGTTCTCGAAATACAAAAACCTTACATTGTTCAAAGCTTTTTGAGTGAACTTGTTAAATCGGAAGAAGGGGTGAGAGTCGCAAAAGAAATTTTTAATGAGGGATTGCCGGTCTTTCGATCCCGCTCCCTGATTGCTGCCCAAGAAATCATGAAGGCATTTCTTTAA
- a CDS encoding sodium/proline symporter, with amino-acid sequence MNIYFISAFLGYFALLLLIGLIAHKKHTSSADFIMGNRSMSFWLVSLSAHASDMSAWLFMGLPMSVFLLGLSQAWIAIGLVIGMYLNWQWIAPRLRIQTELYGCYTLSSFFEKRLNDTSGRIRLISAIILIIFLTHYLSAGMIGIGTLLESLFGLNYYFGLILTLCVVVAYTFVGGFVAVAWTDLFQGLFLLLVIVCVPLLAFFKLEGIDQISQVALGKGIGFSLLPDNDPLAFLTMFLLAFSWGVGYFGMPHVITKFMSIKEVSELNKSKWLGIGWQIIVLSAAILVGVVAIAFFPNGLENPQMIFVEMVKGIFHPFIAGFILCAVLAASLSTMDSQILVCASVISEDLYAMFAKQEKASDKQLLISRLGVVLVSFVALGLALNKSATIMDTVSYSWAGLGSAFGPLVIVSLYSKRINRYGAMAGMLIGAVVAMGWSYLNSLIWEYTIPAMIPGFACNLISIYLISYLMPDSNAGKIKMPAGEESDQMAIEKII; translated from the coding sequence ATGAATATTTATTTTATTTCGGCCTTTCTTGGCTATTTTGCCCTCCTCTTATTAATAGGATTGATAGCGCATAAAAAGCATACATCTTCTGCCGATTTTATCATGGGAAATCGTTCAATGAGCTTTTGGCTGGTCTCTTTATCGGCTCATGCAAGCGATATGAGCGCTTGGTTATTCATGGGATTGCCGATGTCTGTTTTTTTATTAGGCCTGTCGCAAGCGTGGATTGCCATCGGTTTGGTTATTGGAATGTATTTAAATTGGCAATGGATAGCTCCGCGTCTCAGAATCCAAACAGAGCTATATGGTTGTTACACTTTATCTTCTTTTTTTGAAAAACGCTTGAATGATACATCAGGGCGAATTCGATTGATCAGTGCTATTATCCTTATCATCTTTCTTACTCATTATTTATCTGCAGGGATGATTGGGATAGGAACTTTATTAGAATCCTTATTCGGACTTAATTATTATTTTGGATTAATTCTCACCTTATGCGTTGTCGTTGCCTATACATTTGTTGGTGGGTTTGTGGCTGTCGCTTGGACAGACCTTTTTCAAGGCTTGTTTTTACTTCTTGTGATTGTTTGCGTTCCGCTTTTGGCTTTTTTTAAATTAGAGGGAATAGATCAGATCTCACAAGTCGCTTTAGGCAAGGGAATTGGTTTCTCATTGTTGCCGGATAATGATCCTTTGGCTTTTCTAACAATGTTTTTGTTAGCGTTTAGCTGGGGGGTAGGCTATTTTGGCATGCCTCACGTGATTACCAAATTTATGAGTATTAAAGAGGTTTCCGAACTGAATAAATCCAAATGGCTCGGAATAGGATGGCAGATCATTGTGCTTTCTGCTGCGATTTTGGTTGGTGTTGTTGCCATCGCTTTTTTTCCCAATGGGCTTGAAAATCCTCAAATGATATTTGTTGAGATGGTAAAAGGGATTTTTCATCCCTTTATAGCAGGCTTTATTTTATGCGCTGTTTTAGCTGCCAGCTTATCTACGATGGACTCGCAAATACTTGTCTGCGCATCGGTTATTAGCGAAGACTTGTATGCCATGTTTGCCAAACAGGAGAAAGCCTCCGACAAGCAGCTATTGATTTCCCGGCTTGGGGTTGTACTCGTTTCTTTCGTAGCGTTGGGGTTGGCTTTAAATAAAAGCGCGACGATAATGGATACGGTTAGTTATTCCTGGGCTGGTTTAGGAAGCGCTTTTGGCCCTTTAGTGATTGTATCCCTTTATTCCAAAAGAATTAATCGCTATGGTGCAATGGCAGGTATGCTTATTGGCGCTGTTGTTGCGATGGGATGGTCTTATCTTAATTCGCTTATCTGGGAGTATACAATTCCAGCTATGATTCCTGGCTTTGCTTGCAATTTAATTTCTATTTATCTCATTTCTTACCTGATGCCGGATAGCAATGCCGGTAAAATTAAAATGCCTGCAGGGGAAGAGAGTGATCAAATGGCTATAGAAAAGATTATTTAG
- the acpP gene encoding acyl carrier protein translates to MSIEQEVIDIVVEQLGVDKDDVTPDKSFVEDLNADSLDLTELIMTFEERFGCEISQEDAEKLKTVRDVINYLEKRKAQ, encoded by the coding sequence ATGTCCATTGAACAAGAAGTCATTGATATAGTTGTTGAGCAACTAGGTGTAGACAAGGATGATGTCACACCAGATAAATCTTTTGTCGAAGATTTAAACGCCGATTCATTAGATTTGACAGAGCTCATTATGACATTTGAGGAGCGTTTTGGCTGCGAGATTTCACAAGAAGATGCAGAAAAGTTAAAAACCGTTCGCGATGTAATTAACTATCTAGAAAAGCGCAAAGCGCAGTAA